In Coraliomargarita parva, the genomic stretch CCTGCAATTCCAAAGCGAGTTTTTCGACGAGGGCGTTTCCAAGCTGCGCCCACTTACCATGAACACGATCGCACAGAACGTGGGCGTGCACGAAACCACCGTCAGCCGGGCCATCGCAAACAAGTACATCCGGACCCCGCACGGCGTCTTCCCCTTCAAGTACTTCTTCACCCCGGGCTTCACCTCGGCAAACGGCGAGTCCGTCTCCAACAAGACCATCAAGGACATGATCTCGCACATCATTGAACAGGAGAACCCGGCCAAACCGCACAGCGACCAGAACATCGTCAACCTGCTCAAGGAAAAGGAAATCAAGATCGCCCGCCGAACCGTGGCCAAGTACCGGGAAGAGCTCGGCATCCTCCCCACAAACCTGCGCCGCCGCTACGACTGAGCAATCGGCGCAAAATGAATACCCGCCCGGGCACACACCTCAAGGACCGCCTCCATCCCGTCTCCAGGCCCCAATACGGAAAGCTCTCGAAACATCGTTTCCATCGCGGAGGGCGTCGTCATGACATCAAAGACCGCCGGCACCTCACCGACCGATTCCCAACTATGGGGAATCCCACGCGGCCCGAACACAACATCCCCCGGCGAAGCCATGATCACTTCCCCCTGAACGATGATCTGTAGTTGGCCGGCATGCACCATGAAGGTTTCATCTTCATGGGCGTGCGTATGC encodes the following:
- a CDS encoding cupin domain-containing protein, with the translated sequence MGTDTAFLLTSAETGGAFTLYRVTAVPGSIVPTHTHAHEDETFMVHAGQLQIIVQGEVIMASPGDVVFGPRGIPHSWESVGEVPAVFDVMTTPSAMETMFRELSVLGPGDGMEAVLEVCARAGIHFAPIAQS